In Gracilibacillus salitolerans, the sequence GTTCATACATATTTTCATCAAACTCATTTAAAAGATAATGAACCTGCTCATCAGTAACTACAGATACTTCAGCAGCATTCCTTGGATCTCCTTCAGGATACTCCAAGTTGTCAGCTACCCATACCTCTCCATGTTCACCTACTCCTTTAAGGGTAAATTCTGTTAGTACATATTGACCTGATGTATTATTAACCGTAACCCACGGTTTGCTAATGCCTATATCATCTGGTGTGACGGCTGAAGATACCCCAGCATCTTTACTTTCTGATGATTCTTCTTCGTTTACATCAGCCCCACTAAAATCAACCCTTCCTTCCTTTAAGGCCTCTTCTACCGTTTCAGAGCGAAAATCTGGATCTACTTCTTGCACATTCGGATCTGGGTTATACCCTTTAACTTGCGCACTTACTATGGAAGGGAATAACATACTACCTGCTAGAATGGGAATAGATAAAACGGATAAAACTTTTTTTGATGTTTTCATTTTCGTCCTCCTATTTTTTAAAAATATGTAATAGTTAATATAGTATCAATAGATTCACAAATATTTTGTCATAATTAGGCTAGTAGATTTGTTTTTTTATCGTTAAAATCTTGTATTTTTCAGCAACTATTTTAAATTAGAATAGGAATACAAGTATGCAAAAATTGGTGAGCAATGAGTGATCGTTCATTGTAAAAGAGGATTATTGCTTATTTATTTTTCCCGAAAATTCGAGTATAGTAGGGTTAAATGAGGCATAATTTTGGTCATACTAAGGAGTGAATCGAAATGCCAAACGATGAACTAGCAAAAAGAAGATGGCTTGCTATACCAAGTGACTTTCGCAAAAAACTAGAAAACAATGTGTTTTGTTCCAATTGTGGAGAAACGACAATTGTTGATTATGAGGTTGATTCTGTTAACCATGACATCATCCTAAAAGGTTATTGTAAAAAATGTAATGGGGAAGTCGCACGGGTTATTAATTAAATTGTTCCATTCCCCATTGAACAACATCTCCCTTTAAAAGCTTACTAATTAAAGGGAAGATGACTGTTTTCCTATGATAAAGTGTGACTATTCGGGGAAATCCACTATACTAGCTTATGTTAATTGCTGTTCTGCAAATTCTCTATATAATTCATGTGTATCGACAAGTTCCTGATGGGTACCAATCCCGGTTACTTTACCGTTTTCAATAAAAATGATTTTGTCAGCATTTACAATGGTTGATAATCGATGGGCAATAACAAAAGCTGTTCGCCCTACCATTAATCTTGTCAGCGCTGCTTGAACTATCCCCTCTGATTGACTATCTAAACTTGCTGTCGCTTCATCCATCATTAAGATTTTAGGATTTCGCAAAAATGCTCTTGCTATATTAATCCGCTGCCTTTGCCCACCAGAAAGTTTAATCCCTCTTTCACCAACATCGGTATCTAAACCTCGATTAAATTCTTTTATAAATCCATCCGCATAGGCCATTTTCGCAACTTCCCATAATCGGTCATCCGGAATACGATCTGCATCCGGCATACCATAGCTTAAATTTTCACGAATAGTACCAGCCATAATCGCACTTTCTTGGGATACGTACCCAATTTGACTCCGCCATGCCTCTAAAGATAATTTGTTAATAGGCGTATTGCTAACTAATATTTCACCAGAATTCAGCTCATAATATCTTTCGATCAAAGAGAATATAGTTGACTTTCCACCACCACTCGGACCCGCAAAAGCAATCATTTCCCCAGGGTTTGCATTAAATGAGACATTTTGTAGGACAGTTTCTCCTTCCTCATATGCAAACGAAATATCGGATACATAAATTGGTAGATTGGATATATCCATCTCAATTCCTTCCTGTCCGTTCTCATCAGACAAATTAAGAATATCAATAATTCGTTCTGTCGCTCCCTTAGCCTTCTGTAATTGGGTGAAAAACATCGCAAAAGAAGTAATAGGAAAGATAATCTGAAATAGATACAGTAAAAACGCTACTAGTGAACCTGTAGACATAGAACCTTCAGCAACACGAATTCCTCCGTAACCAATAATCACAACGATAACCATCATCATTACTGTATACATAAGTGGGCCAATCAAGGCAAAAATTCGTGCTTCCTTTAATCCAAATTGAAATAATCTATTAATTCCTGCTACTCCCTTTTGTTTCTCAACGGATTCAGCAGTAGATGCTTTCATCAAACGAATTTCACTGATTGTCTGTTGAATCATTCCTGTAAATGTAGCCGTCTCATCCTGTAATCCTCTAGACACTTTCGACATTTTAGACCCTAACGGAATCATTACTGCCATTGTAACAGGTACAGATACCAACATGATCAACGTCATTTTCCAATCCATAATAAGTAAAATAGTAATAGCCCCAATAATAGAAATGACCCCGCTTATAAATTGAGGAAAATGCTGGGTAATTAAATCTTTTACAATTCCTGTATCATTAACAACCCGACTAACGGATTCTCCACTTGCCTGTTTATCAAAGTAACGAACTGGGAGACGGATCAGCTTTTTCCACATACTCTCACGTAATCTTGCTACAATCCTCTGCCCAACATATGACAGTAAATAGGTAGATACGCCATCGGTGACTGCCTGTAAAATAAACACAGCAACAATGGCAATGATAATACCTGTACTCAACGATTCTAATGAAAATCCATCAACCAATTCACCAGTCAAAATCGGTATTGTCAATCCAATTAGGGTTGTAATGACACTTCCTATTAATCCTAAAGTTAAAGCTAGTTTTGGGATATTGGTGGATTGAATAAGTAATAGAAAAGATTTTAATCCTTGATTATTTTTCATATTTTTATAGCTCCTAATCATTTTCATTATCTGCCCCTAAAAAAACATAGCCAATTTTTTCAAGATAATAATCCATTGCTTGCATTAACCATTCTTCCTCCTCCTTTGTAAATGGAGATGGAACCAACGCCTCTAGCTCCTTTAATTTTTCTATCTCTACATTCATATTTCCCAATTCTGTCATAACATCTTTACCTAAAAATGTGAATATTGCTTCCATGTAAGATACAACCAGTTTTTGCACTTCTTCGTCCTCAACTGGTCTTCCAAATAATCTTTTTAGACCTTTTGCCACTCTGATATACTCTTTATCAATAGCCAATTTTTCTTCTTCTGATTTTTCATCAAAAATTTCTGCTACTACAGCTAACTGATACTTTTCCAACCATTCTTTTTGGTGCTTTTCTGTCTGCATATTACCAATTAATGTTACTAATACAGAACTGTCTACTTCTCTTTCATCCTCCAAAATGGTGATCGTCCTTCTTATTGCAGCTAATGATCTTTCAATATGTTCTTTTTCTTCTTCTAATTTTTTCATATGGAGGTTTAGTGTGCTATTTAGGCTTACCGTAAAGCTTGAATGATTTAACAGTTCACCTATTTTCTCCAAGCTATAACCAAGGAATTTCAGGCTAACGATTTTTTGTAATGTAACAACATCTTCATCCGTATACATACGATGTCCGGAATTTGGATGTTTTTCAGGTTGAAGCAGGCCAATTTCATCATAATAATGAAGGGTTCTAATGGATATTCCAGTTCGCTTAGAAAATTCCCCAATCAAGTAGGTTTGCTTTGTCATGAAACTCTCCCCTCTCCAGTTCTTAATCCAATTATAAGACCTAACGTAACTGTAGGTGCAATACTTTTTTAGAAGAAACATGGTGACTTAAATGAGCAAATTTGACTTATGTATGGAGCATATGCGGTTACTCAGAATAAATAGGCAAAGATTTTTCTCTAGTCGCTAGGTGGAATAGTATTTGATTGGTTAGTGGGGGTGAACTGTTACATTCCTTTATTTAAGGAAGGAGATCACCATTTAGACCTTTCTCTTAAAGGAACGAAGAAATTTAATCAATTTATTGAATTACATTATGAAATTAAAAGGTAAATTTTTAAACTAAACAAATAAACAACAGCTCTAATAAGAGAGCTGTTGTCTTTTTAAATAAATTTAAGGTTGACTTTTTATTGATTACAATTGTAATATTATATTACAGTTGTAATCCTGATATTACAAAGGTGGAATACATACTTACAAATAATGATTGGTAAAAAAGAAAACCGAAACAAGAAATTTATTCCAATAGAAAGAAGGTATCATATGGGGAAAGTAAATTCATACCATAAGTTTATATTGTACATAGCATTACTGGCTCTAATAACAATTACCGCATGCTCAAATACAGACAATAAAACCGATACATCAACCGACAAGAAAATCGAAACCGAGCAAACCATCAATATAGATGAAGAGTTTGCCCAGCTCGAGGGTGAATTTGACGCCCGACTCGGCGTCTATGCTATCGATACAGGTAAGAATCAAATCGTTGAATACAATCCTGATGAGCGTTTCGCCTATGCATCCACTTTCAAAGTACTAGCAGCAGCAACCCTGCTTAAGCAAAACGAAATCAAAGATCTTGAAAAAGTTGTTACATACAGTAAGGAGGATTTGGTTACTTATTCCCCCGTTACCGAGAAACACGTGGATACCGGGATGACACTGTTAGAAATTAGTGAAGCAGCCATTCGAAAAAGTGACAATACCGCTGGAAATCTATTGCTTGAGGCACTCGGAGGTCCTAATAAGCTTGAGCAAGCTTTACGAGACATCGGTGATGACGTTACTGAGCCCGAACGATACGAAACCGAATTGAATGAATTCACACCGGGGAGCGAAAGTGATACGAGCACACCGAGAGCTATGGCTACCAATCTGAAGAAAGTCGCACTTGATGATTTTCTTCCAAATGAAAAGCGCGAATTGCTAATCGATTGGATGAAAGGAAATGCAACAGGTGATGCACTTATACGTGCTGGTCAACCTGAGGAATGGGTCGTTGGCGACAAAAGTGGAGCCGCAAGCTATGGTACAAGAAATGACATTGGCATTGTATGGCCGCCAAACAGAGAACCAATCGTTATTGCAGTGATGTCACGTCATGATACTCAGGATGCAGAATATGACGATGAGTTAGTAGCAAAGGCTGCCGAAATCACACGAAACGCTTTAAAATAACAACAGTTGAAAGTACACATGTCAGTCAAACTGGCATGTATGGCCTTTCATCCATCATTTTTGTTTAGTCTTTTCTAATGGCCAGATTTGTTTGTAGAGTCTAGAACCAAATAGCTAATTATTGCCTTTTCATTAGCAATTGACCTAGTGTAAAATGGAGATGCTTTAAGTAAATAATTTCGCGGTTAAGGAGATGAAGTAAGATGTCTGCCCTCCACCTGGCTGGATACACGTTTATATCTTCTTTCGTGGTCATTATTATTTTGTTGATCCGAAAGTTGTTTAAAAATCAATTAACATCCAAATGGCAATACAATTTATGGTTTACTTTACTGATTGCGTTAACCATTCCATTACTTCCAACAGATTTATTGGATTTCGGGACCAAGTTCACATGGAATGAGAATCAAAACAGCATTTCGCCCTCATCTAACCCCTCCAGAGAAAATTTGGTTACAGAAAGCGAAAGGAATTGGATGCAGGATTTATCCATCTCCGTTAACCGGTTTGATCTGACATTATTAAACCAATCCATCACCATTATTTGGATTACAGGTATGCTGGTGATGATTGCTTTAGTGATTCACGCATGGATAAAACTACAGCGAATTAAAAAGTCCACAAGCATCGTAGAAAATCAAGAGATTCAGACATTATTCGAACAGTGCAAACAAAGCCTCCATATTTCGCGGAAGCCTGTGTTGGTGAATTCACCACTTATTAAGTCACCACTGACATTCGGTATTTTCAAAACTTATATTATTTTGCCATGTCATGCTGAAGCATGGCTGTCCAAGGAAGATCTTAAATATATTTTGTTACATGAATTATGTCACTATAAATATAAGGATATTGCTACAAATTACTTAGTTGTTCTCTTCCAGATTTTGTACTGGTATAACCCATTGGTCTGGATTGCCTTCAGAGAAATGCGGTTAGACCGGGAGATTGCCTGTGACAGTTCCGTCTTAAAAATGCTTGATCAAAATCATTATGTAGCATACGGTAACACAATCATTAAGTTCGCTGACCAAGCCTTTCTTCAAAACCAGTTCGCAATCGCTAACCAGCTCGCTAGTTCCAAAAAGCAATTAAAAAAAAGGATTGAAAGGATTGCAACCTTCACAACGGAATCAAGACTTCTAAAACTGAAGAGCATTGTAATCTTTTTACTGCTAGCGGGGTTTGTCGTGAATCAGATACCAGTTGCTTCTGCAATGCCTTACGGTGAGGATCGGATCCATTTTGATAATAAACAGACCGTGTATGAGGATTTAAGCACATTTTTCAATGGATATGACGGTAGCTTTGTACTCTATGATTTGCAGAAAGCGCAATATCTTATCTATAATAAAGACAAAAGTGTGTTACGGGTTTCACCGAATTCCACGTATAAAATATACAGCGCATTATTCGCGTTGGAATCAGGTGTGATTACACGGAATCATAACTCCATGGAGTGGAATGGGGAAACATATCCATACGAAGCCTGGAACCAAAACCAAAATGTATTTAACGCAATGGAAAATTCCGTGAATTGGTACTTTCAAAAGTTAGACAATAAGATAGGGAAGGAAAATATTCAGGCATATTTTCAACAAATAAATTACGGAAATCAAAATGTGTCTGGTGGAATGGAAGGCTATTGGCTAGAATCTTCTTTAAAAATCTCACCTATTGAACAGGTGCAGACACTCAAAGATTTTTATACAAACCAATTTGAATTTGATGAGAAGAACGTTGAATTAATAAAAGATGCCATCAAGCTAGAGACGAAAGACAATGTAACATTATATGGAAAAACCGGTACAGGAACGATCAACGATAAAAATGTAAATGGCTGGTTCATAGGATATGTTGAAGCAAAAAACAACACCTATTTCTTTGCAACCAACATCGAAAGCGACCATCAAGCTAAAGGCAGTATAGCCACTAACATTACAAAATCTATTTTGGAAGACAAAAACATTTATTAAATACGTAAAGGCAGGGATTAACGTGACAAATAAAATACCCACTATTTCAGAGTCGGAATGGGAAGTATTGAAAGTGCTTTGGCAAAAAGCACCGCGAACAGCAAATGAAATCATTTCATCCTTGCCGGTAGAAACGAACTGGAAGCCGAAAACCGTACGTACCCTGTTGGACCGACTCACTAACAAAAAAGTCATCGGTGTTAACAAGGATCAGCGCGTCTATACATTCTATCCGCTATTTTCTCAGAACGAATGTCAGCGCGCCAAAACAGAGTCTTTTGTAAAACGATTCTATGACGGCACCTTAAAATCGATGCTCGTTCAATTTATTCAGGATGAGGACTTGTCCGAAGATGATATTAAAGAGCTACGATCTATTTTGGATAAAAAGCAGGTTAAAGAATAAAACTCACTCTCTTCAAAGAAGGTATAATGCTTCAATCAGAGTAGAAAAGTGGAATCACTGAGAATTT encodes:
- a CDS encoding ABC transporter ATP-binding protein → MKNNQGLKSFLLLIQSTNIPKLALTLGLIGSVITTLIGLTIPILTGELVDGFSLESLSTGIIIAIVAVFILQAVTDGVSTYLLSYVGQRIVARLRESMWKKLIRLPVRYFDKQASGESVSRVVNDTGIVKDLITQHFPQFISGVISIIGAITILLIMDWKMTLIMLVSVPVTMAVMIPLGSKMSKVSRGLQDETATFTGMIQQTISEIRLMKASTAESVEKQKGVAGINRLFQFGLKEARIFALIGPLMYTVMMMVIVVIIGYGGIRVAEGSMSTGSLVAFLLYLFQIIFPITSFAMFFTQLQKAKGATERIIDILNLSDENGQEGIEMDISNLPIYVSDISFAYEEGETVLQNVSFNANPGEMIAFAGPSGGGKSTIFSLIERYYELNSGEILVSNTPINKLSLEAWRSQIGYVSQESAIMAGTIRENLSYGMPDADRIPDDRLWEVAKMAYADGFIKEFNRGLDTDVGERGIKLSGGQRQRINIARAFLRNPKILMMDEATASLDSQSEGIVQAALTRLMVGRTAFVIAHRLSTIVNADKIIFIENGKVTGIGTHQELVDTHELYREFAEQQLT
- a CDS encoding MerR family transcriptional regulator, whose amino-acid sequence is MTKQTYLIGEFSKRTGISIRTLHYYDEIGLLQPEKHPNSGHRMYTDEDVVTLQKIVSLKFLGYSLEKIGELLNHSSFTVSLNSTLNLHMKKLEEEKEHIERSLAAIRRTITILEDEREVDSSVLVTLIGNMQTEKHQKEWLEKYQLAVVAEIFDEKSEEEKLAIDKEYIRVAKGLKRLFGRPVEDEEVQKLVVSYMEAIFTFLGKDVMTELGNMNVEIEKLKELEALVPSPFTKEEEEWLMQAMDYYLEKIGYVFLGADNEND
- the bla gene encoding class A beta-lactamase, with amino-acid sequence MGKVNSYHKFILYIALLALITITACSNTDNKTDTSTDKKIETEQTINIDEEFAQLEGEFDARLGVYAIDTGKNQIVEYNPDERFAYASTFKVLAAATLLKQNEIKDLEKVVTYSKEDLVTYSPVTEKHVDTGMTLLEISEAAIRKSDNTAGNLLLEALGGPNKLEQALRDIGDDVTEPERYETELNEFTPGSESDTSTPRAMATNLKKVALDDFLPNEKRELLIDWMKGNATGDALIRAGQPEEWVVGDKSGAASYGTRNDIGIVWPPNREPIVIAVMSRHDTQDAEYDDELVAKAAEITRNALK
- a CDS encoding BlaR1 family beta-lactam sensor/signal transducer, which encodes MSALHLAGYTFISSFVVIIILLIRKLFKNQLTSKWQYNLWFTLLIALTIPLLPTDLLDFGTKFTWNENQNSISPSSNPSRENLVTESERNWMQDLSISVNRFDLTLLNQSITIIWITGMLVMIALVIHAWIKLQRIKKSTSIVENQEIQTLFEQCKQSLHISRKPVLVNSPLIKSPLTFGIFKTYIILPCHAEAWLSKEDLKYILLHELCHYKYKDIATNYLVVLFQILYWYNPLVWIAFREMRLDREIACDSSVLKMLDQNHYVAYGNTIIKFADQAFLQNQFAIANQLASSKKQLKKRIERIATFTTESRLLKLKSIVIFLLLAGFVVNQIPVASAMPYGEDRIHFDNKQTVYEDLSTFFNGYDGSFVLYDLQKAQYLIYNKDKSVLRVSPNSTYKIYSALFALESGVITRNHNSMEWNGETYPYEAWNQNQNVFNAMENSVNWYFQKLDNKIGKENIQAYFQQINYGNQNVSGGMEGYWLESSLKISPIEQVQTLKDFYTNQFEFDEKNVELIKDAIKLETKDNVTLYGKTGTGTINDKNVNGWFIGYVEAKNNTYFFATNIESDHQAKGSIATNITKSILEDKNIY
- the blaI gene encoding penicillinase repressor BlaI — encoded protein: MTNKIPTISESEWEVLKVLWQKAPRTANEIISSLPVETNWKPKTVRTLLDRLTNKKVIGVNKDQRVYTFYPLFSQNECQRAKTESFVKRFYDGTLKSMLVQFIQDEDLSEDDIKELRSILDKKQVKE